The Agrobacterium cucumeris genome has a segment encoding these proteins:
- the thiE gene encoding thiamine phosphate synthase: MNKVDYRLNALVDASLADVAPLPELALAAALNGATILQYRDKHGSTREMIDNARAIHEAIAGTGVPLVINDRVDVALASGADGVHLGADDMDAKTARRILGEKAIIGLTVKNRADAERAASMPADYACIGGVFETVSKVNPDKPVGIDGFATLRALLREWRPDMPVGAIAGIDLARVPSIIAAGADGVAVISAIFRAGDIASATKGFRSAIDAALKARQP; encoded by the coding sequence ATGAACAAGGTTGATTACCGCCTCAACGCATTGGTCGATGCCAGTCTTGCCGATGTCGCGCCCTTACCCGAGCTTGCTTTGGCGGCCGCACTCAACGGTGCGACCATTCTGCAATATCGTGACAAGCACGGCTCGACGCGGGAGATGATCGACAACGCCCGCGCCATTCATGAGGCCATCGCCGGCACCGGTGTCCCGCTTGTTATCAACGACCGCGTCGATGTGGCGCTCGCCTCCGGCGCTGATGGCGTGCATCTCGGTGCCGATGACATGGATGCGAAGACCGCACGGCGCATTCTCGGCGAAAAGGCGATCATCGGCCTCACCGTCAAGAACCGCGCCGATGCCGAGCGAGCGGCCTCCATGCCTGCCGATTACGCCTGCATTGGCGGCGTGTTCGAAACGGTTTCCAAGGTGAACCCGGACAAGCCGGTCGGTATCGATGGTTTTGCGACGCTTCGCGCCCTGCTGCGCGAATGGCGGCCGGATATGCCTGTCGGCGCCATCGCCGGTATCGACCTTGCCCGTGTACCGTCAATCATCGCCGCCGGCGCGGATGGTGTCGCGGTTATTTCCGCCATCTTCCGGGCAGGCGATATTGCCAGCGCAACCAAGGGCTTCCGCTCTGCAATTGACGCGGCGCTGAAAGCGAGACAGCCATGA
- the thiD gene encoding bifunctional hydroxymethylpyrimidine kinase/phosphomethylpyrimidine kinase: MTSIALTIAGSDSGGGAGIQADIKTFSALGVYAASVITAITAQNTRGVTAVEDISVATIIAQMDAVFSDLAVNAVKIGMVSRIETIAAIAERLRRQSQPVVLDPVMVATSGDRLLHEDAIETLRRELLPLAAIITPNLPEAALLTGTPIAQTQTDINRQAETILKAGAKAVLIKGGHGDGPESTDYLFADGTMLALAAPRVDTKNDHGTGCTLAAAITAHIAKGCELREAVGLSKEYLNGALEAGRGLAVGNGRGPVHHFYRWW; the protein is encoded by the coding sequence ATGACATCCATTGCATTGACCATTGCCGGCTCCGACAGCGGCGGCGGTGCCGGCATTCAGGCCGACATCAAGACCTTCTCCGCTCTCGGCGTCTATGCCGCCAGCGTCATCACCGCCATCACCGCCCAGAACACCAGGGGCGTGACGGCGGTGGAGGATATTTCGGTGGCCACCATCATTGCCCAGATGGACGCGGTTTTTTCCGATCTCGCCGTCAACGCAGTGAAGATCGGCATGGTCTCACGCATCGAAACCATCGCCGCCATCGCGGAACGGCTGCGGCGGCAATCGCAACCGGTGGTGCTCGACCCCGTCATGGTGGCGACATCAGGCGACCGGCTGCTGCATGAAGACGCCATCGAGACATTGCGGCGGGAGCTTTTGCCGCTCGCGGCCATCATCACGCCAAACCTGCCCGAAGCGGCGCTGCTGACCGGCACGCCGATTGCACAGACGCAGACGGACATCAACCGCCAGGCCGAGACGATCCTCAAGGCCGGTGCAAAAGCCGTGCTCATCAAGGGCGGACATGGCGATGGGCCTGAGAGCACGGATTATCTGTTTGCTGATGGCACCATGCTGGCGCTTGCCGCGCCGCGGGTGGACACGAAGAACGACCACGGCACCGGCTGCACGCTGGCGGCGGCGATTACGGCCCACATTGCCAAGGGTTGTGAGCTGCGGGAGGCGGTCGGGCTTTCGAAGGAATATTTGAACGGAGCGCTTGAGGCTGGGCGCGGGCTTGCCGTCGGGAATGGGCGGGGGCCGGTGCATCATTTTTATCGGTGGTGGTGA
- a CDS encoding ABC transporter permease encodes MRATHALNGIGLLLLLWQAGTWLFAPPRYILPSPADVAAAFWRQPGFLFGQAMVTLGEMALGLAAGVTAGILVAFTIAAIPRLGRLVWPMVLVLQAFPVFVLAPILVLWFGFGMASKVVMTAIIIFFPVASSFTDGLNRTDRAILDAASLTEASHWQILTRLRVPLALPSLISGLRVAAPLAPLGAVIGEWVGASAGLGFVMIQSNARMQTDTMFAAMAILAVMAVLLRLIVDRATANLAPWAKETEHTIPLRYLRRLSAP; translated from the coding sequence ATGCGTGCCACCCATGCATTGAACGGTATCGGTCTCCTGCTGCTTCTGTGGCAGGCAGGCACTTGGCTGTTTGCGCCGCCGCGCTATATCCTGCCGTCGCCCGCCGATGTCGCCGCCGCCTTCTGGCGTCAGCCCGGCTTCCTGTTCGGCCAGGCCATGGTAACGCTTGGCGAAATGGCGCTCGGGCTAGCGGCCGGTGTTACGGCGGGCATTCTCGTCGCGTTTACGATCGCCGCCATCCCGCGTCTTGGCCGCCTCGTCTGGCCCATGGTTCTGGTGCTGCAGGCCTTCCCGGTCTTCGTGCTCGCCCCCATTCTCGTGCTCTGGTTCGGTTTCGGCATGGCCTCGAAAGTGGTGATGACGGCGATCATCATCTTCTTCCCCGTCGCCTCCTCCTTCACCGATGGCCTTAACCGCACGGATCGCGCCATTCTCGACGCCGCCTCGCTGACGGAAGCAAGCCACTGGCAGATCCTCACCCGGCTGCGCGTGCCGCTGGCGCTGCCATCGCTTATTTCCGGGCTGAGGGTCGCCGCACCACTCGCCCCGCTGGGCGCCGTCATCGGCGAATGGGTGGGTGCTTCGGCCGGGCTCGGTTTCGTCATGATCCAGTCAAATGCCCGCATGCAGACCGACACGATGTTTGCCGCCATGGCCATTCTTGCCGTCATGGCGGTGCTGCTGCGGCTCATCGTCGACCGGGCGACCGCCAATCTGGCCCCCTGGGCCAAGGAAACAGAACATACCATTCCTCTCAGATATTTACGGAGACTTTCGGCACCATGA
- a CDS encoding Lrp/AsnC family transcriptional regulator yields the protein MSSLDATDRHIIRLLRLNARISNAKLAAEVGLSASACLRRVDILEREGIIRGYTALTSGLAGGEVISVIVQITLDRQTEDFLNRFENAVRRYPEIRECYLMTGGSDYFLRCEAESAGDFERIHKEILSKLPGVSRIHSSFAIRNVLATPKAR from the coding sequence ATGTCGTCACTTGATGCGACCGACCGCCACATCATCCGCCTGCTTCGGCTCAACGCCCGTATCAGCAATGCAAAGCTGGCCGCGGAGGTCGGGCTTTCGGCCTCGGCTTGCCTGCGCCGGGTCGATATTCTCGAACGGGAGGGCATTATCCGCGGATATACGGCGCTGACCAGCGGTCTCGCGGGCGGCGAGGTCATCTCGGTCATCGTGCAGATTACGCTCGACCGCCAGACGGAGGATTTTCTCAACCGGTTCGAGAATGCGGTGCGGCGGTATCCGGAAATCCGCGAATGTTACCTGATGACGGGCGGCTCGGATTATTTCCTCCGCTGTGAGGCGGAAAGTGCGGGGGATTTCGAACGGATTCACAAGGAGATTCTATCGAAACTGCCGGGGGTTTCGCGGATTCATTCGAGTTTTGCGATCCGGAATGTGTTGGCGACACCGAAGGCGAGGTAG
- a CDS encoding ABC transporter substrate-binding protein: MKRTLLSLVVAAAGAFAPMQSQAADKLTVLLEWFVNPDHAPMVIARERGLFADAGLEVELVPPADPSAVPRLVSAKQADIGVHYQPNLYLDHDAGLPLVRFGTLVETPLNTVTVLADGPIKSLKDLKGKKVGFSVSGFEDAMLKRMLEKDGLTKDNVELINVNFSLSPSLIAGKVDATLGGFRNFELTQMKLEGHEGRSFFPEEHGVPAYDELIFVTHRDLAKDNRLPRFLSAVEQAAIFITNHPQDSWQLFIKAYPNLDDALNKQAFFDTLPRFAKRPAALDRARYDRFGAFMQEMQLIKQAPKADDIAVELQQP, encoded by the coding sequence ATGAAACGAACGCTTCTTTCCCTCGTCGTCGCGGCAGCAGGCGCATTTGCCCCCATGCAATCACAGGCGGCCGACAAGCTTACCGTATTGCTCGAATGGTTCGTGAACCCCGATCATGCGCCGATGGTGATCGCCAGGGAACGTGGCCTGTTTGCCGACGCCGGGCTGGAGGTGGAACTGGTGCCGCCGGCCGACCCTTCCGCCGTGCCGCGTCTCGTCTCGGCAAAGCAGGCCGATATCGGCGTGCATTACCAGCCGAACCTCTATCTCGATCACGATGCCGGCCTGCCGCTCGTGCGTTTCGGCACACTGGTGGAAACTCCGCTGAACACCGTCACGGTTCTCGCGGATGGGCCGATCAAGAGCCTGAAGGACCTGAAGGGCAAGAAGGTCGGTTTTTCCGTTTCCGGTTTTGAAGATGCGATGCTTAAGCGCATGCTGGAAAAGGACGGCCTGACGAAGGATAATGTCGAACTCATCAACGTCAATTTCTCGCTCTCGCCGTCGCTGATCGCCGGCAAGGTGGATGCAACGCTCGGCGGTTTCCGCAATTTCGAACTGACGCAGATGAAGCTCGAGGGGCACGAGGGCCGTTCCTTCTTCCCGGAAGAACATGGTGTGCCGGCCTATGACGAGCTGATCTTCGTCACCCATCGCGATCTCGCAAAAGACAACCGCCTGCCGCGTTTCCTCTCTGCCGTGGAGCAGGCCGCGATCTTCATCACCAATCACCCGCAGGACTCCTGGCAGCTTTTCATCAAAGCCTATCCGAACCTTGACGATGCGCTGAACAAGCAGGCCTTCTTCGACACGCTACCGCGTTTCGCCAAACGTCCCGCCGCTCTCGACCGCGCGCGCTACGACCGCTTCGGCGCCTTCATGCAGGAGATGCAGCTGATCAAGCAGGCACCGAAGGCAGACGATATCGCCGTGGAGCTGCAGCAGCCATGA
- a CDS encoding D-amino acid dehydrogenase: MNVTILGAGVVGVTSAWYLAKAGHKVTVIDRQPAAALETSFANAGEVSPGYSSPWAAPGIPMKAMKWLFMKHAPLIIRPTADPAAWRWMSQMLRNCTSARYAINKSRMVRVAEYSRDCLMALRDETGIQYDQRMQGTLEVFRTQKQFDAIGKDVDVLTAGGVPFEILDRDGCAAIEPGLAPAKEKIVGGLRLPGDETGDCFMFTTELARMAEEAGVTFIYDTGIMRPVVEAGRIKAVETTKGLVEADVFVAALGSYSPQFVRQLGLNLPVYPVKGYSITVPVVKEERAPVSTVMDEAYKVAITRLGSRIRVGGMAEIAGFSKDLPAARQGTLTHSVEDLFGGAGDQSQAKFWSGLRPMTPDGTPVIGATRYSNLYLNTGHGTLGWTMSCGSARVLADLISGTKPEIDTHDLAISRYAA; the protein is encoded by the coding sequence ATGAACGTCACTATCCTCGGAGCCGGCGTTGTCGGCGTGACATCCGCCTGGTACCTGGCCAAAGCCGGACACAAGGTGACGGTGATCGACCGCCAGCCGGCCGCAGCGCTCGAAACCAGCTTCGCCAATGCCGGTGAGGTCTCCCCCGGCTACTCCTCGCCATGGGCAGCGCCCGGCATTCCGATGAAGGCGATGAAATGGCTGTTCATGAAACATGCCCCCCTCATCATCCGCCCGACGGCCGATCCGGCGGCGTGGCGCTGGATGAGCCAGATGCTGCGCAACTGCACCTCGGCGCGTTATGCCATCAACAAAAGCCGCATGGTGCGCGTCGCCGAATATAGCCGCGATTGCCTGATGGCGCTGCGCGACGAGACCGGCATCCAATATGACCAGCGCATGCAGGGCACGCTTGAGGTCTTCCGCACCCAGAAGCAGTTCGATGCCATCGGCAAGGATGTCGACGTGCTGACCGCCGGCGGTGTACCCTTCGAAATTCTCGACCGCGACGGGTGCGCTGCCATTGAGCCCGGTCTTGCACCCGCCAAGGAGAAGATCGTCGGTGGCCTGCGTCTGCCCGGCGACGAGACTGGCGACTGCTTCATGTTCACCACCGAGCTCGCCCGCATGGCGGAAGAAGCCGGTGTTACCTTCATCTATGATACCGGCATCATGCGTCCTGTCGTTGAAGCCGGCCGCATCAAGGCCGTGGAAACCACCAAGGGTCTGGTGGAAGCCGATGTTTTCGTCGCTGCACTTGGCAGCTATTCTCCGCAATTCGTGCGCCAGCTCGGCCTCAACCTGCCGGTTTATCCGGTCAAGGGTTACTCCATCACCGTTCCGGTCGTGAAGGAGGAGCGCGCCCCCGTCTCCACCGTGATGGACGAGGCCTACAAGGTGGCGATCACCCGGCTGGGTTCGCGCATCCGCGTCGGCGGCATGGCAGAGATCGCCGGTTTCAGCAAGGATCTGCCGGCCGCGCGGCAGGGAACGCTGACCCATTCAGTGGAAGACCTGTTCGGTGGCGCGGGGGATCAGAGCCAGGCGAAATTCTGGTCTGGCCTGCGCCCGATGACACCGGATGGTACGCCAGTCATCGGCGCTACCCGCTACAGCAATCTTTACCTCAACACCGGCCACGGCACGCTTGGCTGGACCATGTCCTGCGGTTCCGCCCGCGTACTTGCCGATCTCATCAGCGGGACCAAGCCGGAGATCGACACGCACGATCTGGCGATCAGCCGTTACGCCGCATGA
- a CDS encoding alpha-glucosidase — translation MHFEKTKDGFTLAIGGRTILSHSPDNPAFFAGSGRERMDMYRGNFDIEDYVIERIALRHAELNGDSVTLSSAPGQAPHLRLTLDGNAIRLTALDETINRLWLRIVAETDEHVWGGGEQMSYFDMRGRCFPLWTSEPGVGRDKTSEITFKADVSGKAGGDYYNTNYPQPTYLSSRKFALHVETSAYSVFDFRNGDFHEIEIWAIPEKIEFFAGDAFTDIVSALSLRFGRQPELPEWVYNGAIIGLKDGVNSFARLEKIRAAGTKVSGLWCEDWVGLRQTSFGARLFWDWQANDTRYPHLRQKIAELADHDIRFLGYVNPYLCVDGRLFPVAEEAGYFATGADGKTALVDFGEFDCGVVDFTNPAAADWFAEEIIGKNMLDFGLSGWMADFGEYLPIDINLSNGVDAKLMHNAWPTLWAEVNAKAVESRGKTGEALFFMRAGFTGVQAHCPLIWGGDQSVDFSRHDGLVTVICGALSSGLMGNAYHHSDIGGYTSLFGNVRTAELIMRWTEMAAFTPVMRTHEGNRPRDNLQIDQDETVLAHFARMTAIYVALAPYLKSLSAEAAETGLPVQRPLFLHFEDDRQTYAIQDSYLYGADVLVAPVWKAGETQRTLYLPGNGEWVHLWSSARHPGGREVTIEAPLGQPAVFYRADSRHIALFEQLRSI, via the coding sequence ATGCATTTCGAAAAGACCAAAGACGGCTTCACGCTCGCAATCGGCGGCCGCACCATCCTGTCCCATTCGCCAGACAACCCCGCCTTCTTCGCCGGTTCTGGCCGCGAGCGGATGGATATGTATCGCGGCAATTTCGACATAGAGGATTATGTCATCGAGCGGATCGCCCTGCGCCACGCCGAGTTGAATGGCGACAGCGTTACGCTTTCCTCCGCACCAGGACAGGCACCTCACCTCCGCCTGACGCTCGACGGCAACGCCATCAGGCTGACGGCGCTGGATGAAACCATCAACCGCCTGTGGCTGCGCATCGTTGCGGAAACGGACGAGCACGTCTGGGGCGGCGGCGAGCAGATGTCCTATTTCGACATGCGCGGCCGGTGTTTTCCGCTCTGGACTTCTGAACCCGGCGTCGGCCGCGACAAGACCTCGGAGATCACCTTCAAGGCCGATGTGAGCGGCAAGGCGGGCGGTGATTATTACAACACCAACTACCCGCAGCCGACGTATCTCTCGTCGCGCAAATTCGCCCTGCATGTGGAAACGAGCGCCTATTCGGTGTTCGATTTTCGCAACGGCGATTTCCACGAAATCGAAATATGGGCGATCCCGGAAAAGATCGAGTTCTTCGCGGGCGATGCCTTCACCGATATCGTCTCCGCCCTGTCGCTGCGGTTCGGACGCCAGCCGGAACTGCCGGAATGGGTCTATAACGGCGCGATCATCGGATTAAAGGACGGCGTCAACTCCTTTGCTCGATTGGAGAAAATCCGTGCGGCCGGAACGAAGGTTTCCGGCCTCTGGTGCGAGGACTGGGTGGGCCTGCGCCAAACATCTTTCGGCGCGCGTCTCTTCTGGGACTGGCAGGCCAATGACACCCGCTACCCGCATCTGCGCCAGAAGATCGCCGAGCTGGCCGATCACGACATTCGTTTCCTGGGCTATGTGAACCCCTATCTCTGCGTTGACGGCCGGCTATTCCCGGTCGCCGAGGAAGCCGGTTATTTCGCAACTGGCGCAGACGGCAAGACGGCGCTGGTGGATTTCGGCGAATTCGACTGCGGCGTCGTCGATTTCACCAATCCGGCCGCCGCCGACTGGTTTGCCGAAGAGATCATCGGCAAAAACATGCTGGATTTCGGCCTTTCCGGCTGGATGGCCGATTTTGGCGAATATCTGCCGATCGACATCAACCTTTCCAACGGTGTCGATGCCAAGCTGATGCACAATGCCTGGCCCACCCTCTGGGCCGAGGTTAACGCGAAGGCCGTCGAAAGCCGGGGCAAGACGGGTGAAGCGCTGTTTTTCATGCGCGCCGGCTTCACCGGCGTGCAGGCCCATTGCCCGCTGATCTGGGGCGGCGACCAGTCCGTCGATTTCTCCCGCCACGACGGGCTTGTCACCGTCATCTGCGGCGCGCTCTCCTCCGGCCTGATGGGCAACGCCTATCACCATTCCGACATCGGTGGATACACCAGCCTGTTTGGCAATGTCCGGACAGCGGAACTCATCATGCGGTGGACGGAGATGGCCGCCTTCACGCCTGTCATGCGCACCCATGAGGGCAACCGCCCGCGCGACAATCTCCAGATCGATCAGGACGAAACGGTTCTCGCCCATTTCGCTCGCATGACGGCAATTTACGTCGCGCTCGCCCCCTATCTTAAATCGCTTTCCGCAGAGGCGGCCGAGACAGGTCTGCCGGTGCAACGCCCGCTTTTCCTGCATTTCGAGGATGACCGGCAAACCTACGCCATTCAGGACAGTTATCTCTATGGAGCCGACGTGCTGGTTGCGCCGGTCTGGAAAGCGGGCGAAACGCAGCGCACGCTTTATCTTCCGGGCAATGGCGAATGGGTGCACCTGTGGAGCAGCGCGCGCCATCCCGGCGGGCGCGAAGTCACCATCGAAGCGCCGCTCGGCCAGCCGGCGGTTTTCTATCGTGCCGATAGCCGACATATCGCCCTGTTTGAACAGCTTCGCAGCATCTGA
- a CDS encoding hydroxyethylthiazole kinase yields the protein MTTNFPTAAKAAEILERVRKTRPRVHCLMNTVVQKFTADGITVVGGIPSMTTSLEEIESFVTKADALTVNLGTLDAERRKVIRLAIEIANASGKPWIVDPVHCDYSPSRLEFARELIALSPTIVRGNRAEMSLIGDVPDAVRIETGPVDHLRDTTRGVRIVNGHPWMAKVTGTGCLSGGIIAAFMAVEKDALAAASSALAVTGVSAELAAKQARGPGTFEPAFLDALSEISGEDIINHARIEHEQG from the coding sequence ATGACGACGAATTTCCCGACAGCGGCAAAAGCCGCCGAGATTCTGGAGCGGGTGCGCAAGACGCGCCCGCGCGTACACTGCCTGATGAACACCGTGGTGCAGAAATTCACCGCCGACGGCATCACCGTCGTCGGCGGCATTCCCTCGATGACCACCTCGCTCGAGGAAATCGAGAGCTTCGTCACCAAGGCGGATGCATTGACCGTCAATCTCGGCACGCTGGATGCCGAGCGGCGCAAGGTCATCCGGCTGGCGATCGAGATCGCCAATGCATCCGGCAAGCCGTGGATCGTCGACCCCGTCCATTGCGATTATTCGCCATCCCGTCTGGAGTTTGCCCGCGAACTCATCGCACTTTCCCCGACGATCGTGCGCGGTAACCGCGCCGAAATGAGCCTGATCGGCGATGTGCCCGACGCGGTGCGGATCGAAACAGGGCCGGTCGATCATCTCCGCGACACGACCCGTGGCGTCAGGATCGTCAACGGTCATCCATGGATGGCAAAGGTCACCGGCACCGGTTGCCTCTCGGGCGGCATCATCGCCGCTTTCATGGCCGTGGAGAAAGATGCGCTGGCGGCGGCGTCCTCCGCCCTTGCCGTGACAGGGGTTTCCGCCGAGTTAGCTGCGAAACAGGCCAGAGGCCCCGGCACCTTCGAACCGGCATTTCTGGATGCGCTTTCCGAAATTTCAGGGGAAGACATCATCAACCACGCGAGGATAGAGCATGAACAAGGTTGA
- a CDS encoding carbohydrate ABC transporter permease, producing the protein MSTVANSGLSSFFSGKPLRFIAASILLVNGLFPAIWILFTSLKTEAELTAKPITWFPHAPTLANYMQAFSDQPLHLFLFNSFMVALLSTALTILISVLAAYALARLNLKYRALILSLIIAVSTFPLVTLLVPLFEIMRALNLLNSWTALILPYTVLSLPVCTLMLVSFFESIPRDLENAAMIDGCTRIGALFKVVVPLCAPGVFTAGILAFVNAWDEFLLALSFNSNPALRTLPVGIQLYQGEFAFPWPVISAALVVGIVPVAILIVIFQERVVSGLTAGGLKG; encoded by the coding sequence ATGAGCACCGTTGCAAATTCCGGTCTGTCCTCGTTCTTCTCCGGCAAGCCGCTGCGCTTCATCGCGGCCTCCATCCTTTTGGTCAACGGCCTGTTTCCGGCAATCTGGATCCTCTTCACCTCGCTGAAGACCGAAGCGGAACTGACGGCGAAGCCGATCACCTGGTTTCCGCACGCGCCGACGCTGGCCAACTACATGCAGGCCTTTTCCGATCAGCCGCTGCACCTCTTCCTGTTCAACAGCTTCATGGTGGCGCTGCTTTCGACCGCACTCACCATCCTGATTTCGGTGCTGGCGGCTTACGCGCTGGCGCGGCTCAACCTAAAATACCGGGCGCTGATCCTCTCGCTCATCATCGCCGTTTCCACCTTTCCGCTGGTAACGCTGCTGGTGCCGCTGTTCGAAATCATGCGGGCGCTGAACCTGCTCAACAGCTGGACGGCGCTTATCCTGCCCTACACCGTGCTTTCGCTGCCGGTCTGCACGTTGATGCTGGTCTCCTTCTTCGAAAGCATTCCGCGCGATCTCGAAAACGCCGCCATGATCGATGGCTGCACTCGCATCGGCGCGCTGTTCAAGGTGGTCGTGCCGCTCTGCGCACCGGGCGTTTTCACCGCCGGTATTCTCGCCTTCGTTAATGCCTGGGATGAATTCCTGCTGGCGCTTTCCTTCAATTCCAATCCGGCCCTTCGCACCCTGCCCGTCGGCATCCAGCTTTATCAGGGTGAATTCGCCTTCCCCTGGCCGGTCATTTCGGCGGCGCTGGTGGTTGGCATCGTGCCGGTCGCCATCCTGATCGTCATCTTTCAGGAACGGGTTGTCTCCGGCCTCACCGCCGGCGGTCTCAAGGGCTAA
- a CDS encoding carbohydrate ABC transporter permease, with protein MVRVDEKQLPRWTRWLDLGDRSLAVLLLAPAAILLSLIIVYPVARLVYTSFFSLSLTSGLPAEFIGFENYTAMFDDPIFWETTWNTVLITLITVPGALFMGLGLALLANLPFSMQWPMRLSLLIPWALPLSFAGLIFAWFFHYEYGVVNDVLNRLGFEGVIWFNSPNWAFAAICLTIIWKTSSFMALMILAGLQTIPRSLYEAADVDGAGKIRQFFEITLPLLKPSIVVALIFRTITALQTFDIPYMMTGGGPGTSTTTLAMYIHQNTVSFLDLGYGSALAVMMFALSMCVTAVYLRIIRTKD; from the coding sequence ATGGTCCGGGTGGACGAAAAGCAGCTGCCGCGCTGGACGCGGTGGCTCGATCTCGGCGACCGGTCGCTTGCCGTGCTTCTGCTGGCGCCTGCTGCCATTCTTCTGTCGCTGATCATCGTCTATCCGGTGGCGCGGCTCGTTTATACCTCGTTTTTCAGCCTGTCGCTGACATCGGGCCTGCCGGCGGAATTCATCGGCTTTGAAAACTACACGGCGATGTTCGACGATCCGATCTTCTGGGAAACGACCTGGAACACGGTTCTGATAACGCTGATTACCGTGCCCGGCGCCCTGTTCATGGGCCTTGGCCTCGCGCTGCTCGCCAACCTGCCCTTTTCCATGCAATGGCCGATGCGGCTGTCGCTGCTCATCCCCTGGGCGCTGCCGCTCTCTTTTGCCGGCCTGATCTTTGCGTGGTTCTTCCACTACGAGTATGGCGTGGTCAATGATGTGCTGAACCGGCTGGGCTTTGAAGGCGTCATCTGGTTCAACTCCCCCAACTGGGCGTTTGCGGCCATCTGCCTGACGATCATCTGGAAGACATCCTCTTTCATGGCGCTGATGATCCTTGCCGGCCTGCAGACCATTCCGCGCTCGCTCTATGAGGCGGCGGATGTGGATGGCGCCGGCAAAATCCGGCAGTTCTTCGAAATCACCCTGCCGCTGCTCAAGCCCTCGATCGTCGTCGCCCTCATCTTCCGCACGATCACGGCGCTGCAGACCTTTGATATTCCTTACATGATGACCGGCGGTGGCCCCGGCACATCCACCACGACGCTTGCCATGTACATTCACCAGAACACCGTTTCCTTCCTCGATCTCGGTTACGGTTCGGCGCTCGCTGTCATGATGTTTGCGCTCTCCATGTGCGTCACCGCCGTTTATCTCCGCATCATCAGGACGAAGGACTGA
- a CDS encoding BA14K family protein — MSSFAAKTVLAVAVAAATIVPFNTASADDWGRRDRRDAAILGGVLGLAAGVAVGSALSRPAPVDDERVYIDPPRRYEPSYVYDEPDYQEYRPAPVYRPAPVYRPAPVYRPQPVYDSRPVYGQRATYRTIEPWTNAWYDYCSQRYRSFNTRTGTYTDYDGQRHFCVAG, encoded by the coding sequence ATGTCGTCCTTTGCAGCTAAAACCGTTCTGGCCGTCGCCGTAGCCGCCGCCACCATCGTTCCTTTCAACACCGCGTCTGCCGACGACTGGGGTCGCCGTGACCGCCGCGACGCCGCCATTCTGGGTGGCGTACTTGGCCTTGCTGCCGGTGTTGCCGTCGGCTCCGCCCTTTCCCGCCCGGCGCCTGTTGACGATGAGCGCGTCTACATCGACCCGCCGCGCCGTTACGAGCCGAGCTATGTCTATGACGAGCCGGATTACCAGGAATACCGCCCGGCCCCCGTCTACCGTCCCGCTCCCGTCTATCGCCCGGCACCGGTCTATCGCCCGCAGCCGGTTTATGACAGCCGCCCGGTCTATGGCCAGCGCGCCACCTATCGCACCATCGAGCCGTGGACCAACGCCTGGTACGACTATTGCTCGCAGCGTTACCGCAGCTTCAATACCCGCACCGGCACCTATACGGATTATGACGGCCAGCGTCATTTCTGCGTCGCGGGCTAA